CCTACTCCTTCCATGTTGTCAACCCACCTAGGACCACCTTCGCCTGCTACGCATAGCATGGGTCGCAGCCGCGTAGCCGGGCCGCCCCGCCTTGCTCAACCCCCTTCAGTGTCGATGTGACCATCAAAACGAACACACAGTTTTGTTCTATGATGAGAAGTGGAGTTGACCCAACAACCTGCTGAAGCAACACAAGGTTGACACACTCGGATGATTGGGCAGTGACAAATGTTTTTTTCTCTCGAGAATACGTCAATGGCATTACCATATCTTTAGAGAAGGGAGAAATATGTTTACAAGAGTCCTTCGATCGACGCGTACATCAATCGTTGGAGCACCCACTCCTACGAGTACAAATTACACTTGACCTCTCACAAAACGATCTAAGCCACCTACACACACCTGCACTATGCCAGGCATAGATGTCATCTAGAATAGTCCGGGCAAGCTCTCAAGGTCCTTTGAATTGCTCCGGTCGGTTGAACACTTCCGCGTTCCTTTGCTTCCACAAAGCCTAAGCCGCATCGATGACCAAAGAGTCGAAACCACGGTTGTCTTTTCCTTGGAAACCTCTTCAGGCATTGAGCCACCACTCCACGAATGTGTCCATGCTATTAGGAGCAAGGACATTGATTTGTAGCATGTCGAAGCACGTGTGCCAAACCTATCTTGCATAAACGCATTGCACGAGGATGTGCTCGACCATATCTTCTTCCTGCAAATAGATGTAGCACGACGATGAGCCCTCCTGCAGGCCGTGTCGCACCCGTCTATCTGACGTCCAAAGTCTATGTTGGACTGCGAGCCAAGCGGAGATCTTGCATTTCAGCGGTGCCCAACTTCGCCAAATACCGGTGGCAGTAGGAAACCTGCTCCCTCCATGGTTGAGCTGTGTGTATGTGGATTTCGTGGTTTACCCCCCTGATGGGTCATGTGGCCAGGCAAAACTGTCCTCGGACTGCTCATCCCTCTGCACCGTGGCAATCGCATGTCTCAAATGCACCATTTGTAGCAGCGCCCCAAGGGAGGTTTGTGGCTGAATATCGAGCACCCACCTATCTTCCGTCAATGCCTCAGCCACCGTTCTAGAGTTCCTTGTCTTGGTGTCCACTCCGATCGCCAACATAGGAGCAATGTCACTTACTAAGAATTCGTGGATCCATATATCTCTCCAGAAGAGGATCTCGCCACCTTTCCCCACTGTAATGTTCACCATGCTATCAAAAACCTGCTTTGCGTGTCACGTCGCCATCCACCATTTACTCGAGTCCATGCCAAGCCGAAGGAGAGACCTCGAGTGAACAAGTGGCCTGTTGTTTTGTCTAGCCAACAAGTACTAAATGTTGATGCATCTTTCCATGTTGAAGATCATACAAGCAGGTGTGGAGCAGTAGTGAGAGACAGTCGCGGAAAATTCATTGGGGGCGTCTACAAATAATCTCATGCAAATTCCGGATGTCGTCTCGGCAGAAGCTGCAGCTCTGCTTGAAGGCCTAAAGCTTCTCCAAAAAGCCTAGGATGCAACAATGTGATGTTGAGAATGGATAATATTGTGGTGGTTGATGCCCTACGGATGAACGAAGGTCATGCTATGGTGGTAGCCCCAGTTTTAGAAGATTGTAGAGTCTTGCTACGTGAGTTCGGGAAGGTAAGTATTGAGCATTGTAATCGAGAGTCAAATGTAGTTGCTCATGAGCTGGCTAGTTGGGGAAGTACGAATTCTCCCTTTTTATGGGTGGATATATCCCATGAGTTTATTGTTAAATCTCTAGCAAACGATGTAAGTGCAATTGATTAATAAAGCTAGCCGTGAAGGCCTTTCCGAAAAAAAAAACTCAAGCCCATGGCACGGCCTATGTGGATCTGTTCGCCAAAGCCATTCCCAGCGTACCCTGAGTGCAAGAGCCTGCAAACTCATATTCTTCACCCCGAGTCCTCCATAGCAGGTAGGCTTTGCAAATCGAGCTCCACGCCACTAGGCATTGCCCTCCATCCCGCCCAAAAGAAAGCACGCATCCATCCGTCGATGTCTTGGAACACCCATGCATCCTGGTGCCTTCAGCACCAACAGGTGGTGCACCGGCCTTGCGGCAATCACCGCCTTCACGAGCACCAGCCGGCTCGATCTCTGCAACATGCCTCTCTGCCAACAAGCAGGAAGGCAGTGCCTCACCTGATCAAGGAGAGGCTGTCATTGCGCCTTGGTGAGCTGCTTGATTGCCAACTGCAAACCGGGGTATCTACAAGGGAATTCCCCGATGGTACAGTACATTGTAGGAGATCCTCAAATTCTTTCTCTGTCTGTCTTCATGGTTTTCGGTGATCAAAATCACGGAGGATTTTATGTAATTTACCGCCTGATACAACTTGGGCATGCGCATTTACTCCGGAGTACAAGCAAGTCGAGCCGAAGACCAACCGCCGGATCTTTGCCGGATCCCCTCGAGCCGGGGGAGTAGAACTATTACGCGCGCGCGCGTTAGAACGATCGATTTCCGACAGCGTGTTCGGAACTCAAGTTTCCTTGTAAAGAAATCAGGGTGATGCTAATTAATCAGGCATAGCGGGCCCCCCACCGGTTGAAATCACGGGGCAGAGTTTTATATATGGAAGGAGACACTAGGCCCCACCATTGAAATTACGGGGCAGAGTTTTGTGGATGGTCTGGACATGTGGGTGGGCCCTGCGCCCTTTCCGACAGTGTCGTACGCGCGATGCCACGAACGCGCGATGCCATGTGGTCGAGCGTTGCAACGCGCAGCCGCGTATGAGCATTTTCGTAATTAGTAACGTGCTGGAGCGACAAAGCCTCCATATCAGACTCGGGTCTTGGTGGCCGGCCGGCGACGAGGCCACACCTATGGCGGACGACGCCCCGACGGACGAGCAGCTGCTCTCCTACGCCGACCTACCCAAGAACGGCCGCGACATGGCGGGCATCTCCTTCCACGGCGGCAACTGCTGCAGCGACGTCATCTACAGCCGGAGCCGGCCTGACGAGCCCGGTTGCCCGCAGGCCTGCGACAGCCAGGTTCCAATTCTGCTCTGCTCTTTTGGTATCGGGTTAGGAATCAACAATTTTCCCAGGCCATCTTTCTTGCTACTTTGTTAGAAGAGCACAATCAAGATATTTACAGTTGAAAGTTGATTCTGTAAACTAAAACTGCAGGGGAACATCGTGCTAACTGGTCCATCAGTGGCCACCTCCGCATACGGGCCTGTCGTCTTCAACCTCCAGCTCCACGACAACAGCCAAGAATCCCCCTCGCAGCAAGAtaaggacgaggaggaggacacCGGGAGGCTACTCTGCGACACCGTCGGTGGCAGCTTCTCCAACTACAACAGGGCCATAGTCGAAACAGTTAGCACTCGCTACGGCCCCGCCGACGTGACCTACGCCGTCCTGAGCAACGGCGTCGAAGGCCGCGTCACTGTGAAGCTCGCTTGCTTGGATGGAGAAGGCCCCGCTGGCGTTCTGGGGAGGATCGTAGCGCGCAGCAAGCTGTTCAACGCCGGCTGCATGCTCTTCTGCAACGAGCACGGCAATGGCAACAACATGCGGGTGGGATCCGGGG
The genomic region above belongs to Triticum urartu cultivar G1812 unplaced genomic scaffold, Tu2.1 TuUngrouped_contig_4236, whole genome shotgun sequence and contains:
- the LOC125527536 gene encoding 60 kDa jasmonate-induced protein-like, yielding MSIFVISNVLERQSLHIRLGSWWPAGDEATPMADDAPTDEQLLSYADLPKNGRDMAGISFHGGNCCSDVIYSRSRPDEPGCPQACDSQGNIVLTGPSVATSAYGPVVFNLQLHDNSQESPSQQDKDEEEDTGRLLCDTVGGSFSNYNRAIVETVSTRYGPADVTYAVLSNGVEGRVTVKLACLDGEGPAGVLGRIVARSKLFNAGCMLFCNEHGNGNNMRVGSGELVPLARHVLAVPLHMPLTVELDLRRDSGDETVRGAVAFHPATDGQHMERVMGAGGAVIEVSISWSDYPW